The Juglans microcarpa x Juglans regia isolate MS1-56 chromosome 2D, Jm3101_v1.0, whole genome shotgun sequence DNA window TACTTCAAAAGATGGAGTGGAATATTAAAAAGACTGagatctaatttgtttttataaatcattttatctcatgttatgtaatctaatcattataattttttcaaacttttaaacaaaatataaaaaataattcaactttttcaaatctcaaaataaaaattatattaaaaaattaaatttcaataatattgtttttaacttttaattttgatacGATCCCATCTCATGTGTAACTAAACGAGGCTGAAGGCTTTTATGAAATACAAGATAAAAGAGTGGCTTCCGAATGAAAGACATGTTCTGCCCAAAAGCTTGTTTGGAGAGAACGGAATAAAGGTGTTCCATTTTTCACTTCCTTCCCATTTTCCCTCCCTAACAGCCTCTAACAAGTGTTTCATTCTAGAAGCAAGCATTTTCTCATTTCCCTACCAAGTGGCTCTTccctacaaaagaaaaaacgagGGTAACTTTCTTTCTTCTGTAGTAGAGATGTAAGAATTGGAAGCAAAATAGTTCCAGGGTCAAATTCCAACATTTGTGCATTACGTTATGAATGCTAAGAGGAATAGGAGCCGGAGACAAGGTCCAATTATCAGCAGGAGTACCAAAATACGAAGGAAAGTTAATAAAAAggttgaaaagaaaaggagagttATAAATCTCATGCACGGGATTTCTCAGCAAATGGTGTCATGCGCTTGAGACTGTTACTGCAGACgacaatcaaaatgaaaagtTCACATTCACAACCGAAATGTACGCGTCTCTTATATATTGTTGTGTCAATAACAATGAAAATGCTAAAAGTAAACTGTAAAGAAGTTCATCTGAACTTAGAGAACCATATCAATGGCAAAATACAACTTCGAGGGAGGAAAGGAGTCGCGATGGAAACACATCATCCTTACAGGCCTTTGATTGCTAGGATGATGGATCAGCGTTATGCCATCCCTTGGTGCATGGCGGAATGCCCATGAACTCATCAAATTCCTTTACATGAATGTCACAGCACTTCCACTGCAATAGGATATTTACCATAagagcatttttcaaaacttgatGATCGAGAAGTTAGATATATTGACAAGAAGACCTCAAAAAAATATCTTACCCCTCTCATACGGTCATGGAATACAGCAGGCCCAGGATGGTAACTGCATGCAGTCTCGCTATTATCCTTCTCCTTGAAAGTCATGCCACATCCCTGATTTTTGCATGTCTGGGGCTCATTTATATCAACTAGCTTCTTAGCTGGAACAGGAGAGCTGTGAGTATTTGTATTGCTCTTGCTAGGTGCGCATGCTTCCAAATTTAAAGGTTTTGAATTCATCTGTCCAGCCATCGAACCTAGAGAGGAAAACACTTGCTTCAGCTTACAACGAAAATAAATTACTTATAAGCGAAGTGGGGAACCTAAGCAACAAAATCAACGGATATCTTTTCTTTGTCCATAAAAAACAAGAATCCAGAGCCTTTTAAAAAAGTAACCTACAGACTTGTATGGGATTGAACTTGTGACTGCACCATCCACCCCTTATTTACTGGGGGAGGGGGAAATATTCCATTGCTACAATACGGAACTTCATATAATAGCAATTTTAAAGCATTGTAATGCAGTGGACATTCATTAACATTGGACTCATTCTACAATGAACTTGGGTTCCGTAAATGAGTCTTCATTGTTTTCCATCGCAGTAATGCCCTTGAGTAGGTTTTGGACTGATTCTACATTGGTATTGGGAACTGATATCATTGCCATTTTTCATCTGAAATATTCGAGTACTCCAACTTTATTGCATTGACAACATCAATGCTTCAAACTCCTACTGGCCAATGGTTTTATACCATAATGCCTTTTCCTGCCCCAAATACAAGGTCACAGCTTGATGCTGGATGAGTTAGTGACTagcatttacttataaaaattgtCTATACTACTACTTGGACAGATGGTTAACTCCATACAGAATGCAGAACCGATTTGAAGAATTTCATTTCCAAAAGAAACCCAAATAACTACCTACTAACTCACTAAACTAAAAGGATACAAATGAGATTACCATGATCGGAGCAAAAG harbors:
- the LOC121248363 gene encoding cysteine and histidine-rich domain-containing protein RAR1; translated protein: MEKKEELVGKVRCQRIGCNATFSEDDNPEGSCQYHDSGPIFHDGMKEWSCCKKKSHDFSLFLEIPGCKTGKHTTEKPVLTKAAPSPKKPVSAPSSSSTTDASSKETCSRCRQGFFCSDHGSMAGQMNSKPLNLEACAPSKSNTNTHSSPVPAKKLVDINEPQTCKNQGCGMTFKEKDNSETACSYHPGPAVFHDRMRGWKCCDIHVKEFDEFMGIPPCTKGWHNADPSS